From the genome of Clostridia bacterium:
CCATTATACCAGGGCTAAAAAATGCTCATACGCATTTTTTTACGCCCGTTCGAATCCTTTATTTTATGGCGGAGAGGGAGGGATTCGAACCCTCGATACGGTTTTAAGCCGTATAATCGCTTAGCAGGCGACCGCCTTCGACCAACTCGGCCACCTCTCCGTAACAAACTGCTTTATTATTATACACAATAAAAGGGGGATTAGTCAAACCTGATTTCTTAAAAAGGCATGTTCCTCCTTTTGTTTTAGAAAATTGTACGAAGAGAGTCTCCCCGGTTTCAGACACCCATTCCCCCGAGGGAGCAAAGAAAAAAAGCCCTCACAGGTGAAAACTGTGAAGGCTTTTTTTCTACTCCTAAAATGTTGCCCAAAATAATCAGCTACCGGGGTCTCCGACCCCTATCACGCCAAGGCTAAAAAATGCTCATACGCATTTTTTTACGCCTGTTCGAATCCTTTAATTATGGCGGAGGGGGTGGGATTCGAACCCACGGAACCCGCAAAGGCTCAACGGTTTTCAAGACCGCCTCCTTCAACCACTCGGACACCCCTCCCTTAACAAATATAACATAATTTAGAGTTAAAGTAAATTTAATCACTAGATCTCTTTCGTAAAAATCCCTTCCAGTGTCACTTAATAATTTTTTTACAATATCACCTCTGAATAATCTCTTTATCTATTTTTTCCCGACCGCTAAAATATGGTTGTAGAACTTGGGGGATACGGATCGTACCATCAGCCTCTTGATAATTTTCCATAATTGCAGCTACTGTTCTACCTATGGCTAAACCGGAACCATTTAAAGTATGAACAAATTCTAATTTGCCTCCATTTTGCGGTCTGAATCTAATTTGTGCTCTGCGGGCTTGAAAATCTGTAAAATTACTGCAGGAGGAAATTTCACGATATGTACCACTACTAGGCAGCCATACTTCCAAATCATATGTTTTTGTAGCGGAAAATCCTAAATCACCAGTACATAAAGTTACAACACGATAAGGGAGCTCCAAAAGTTGCAATATTTTTTCAGCATTAGTGGTAAGCTTTTCTAGTTCTTCATCTGAAGTAGCAGGATGACAAAATTTCACCAATTCTACTTTATTAAATTGGTGTTGACGCACTAGACCACGTGTATCACGCCCATGTGCACCTGCTTCAGCCCTAAAACAGGGCGAATATGCCACATAGCAAAGTGGTAAATCCTTTTCCTGTAAAATTTCTTCACGATGATAATTAGTAACAGGAACCTCAGCTGTGGGAATTAAAAAATAGGTGGTATTTGCCAAACTAAACATATCCTCAATAAATTTAGGTAATTGTCCTGTCCCGGTCATACTAACCTCATTAGCTATAAATGGTGGCAAGAGCTCCTTATACTTATGTTGAGTAACATGAGTATCCAGCATGAAATTAATTAAAGCCCTTTCTAAAAGTGCACCTAAACCTTTATAAAATACGAATCTAGCTCCAGTTACCTTGGCTGCACGCGAAAAATCTAAAATGCCCAATTTTTCCCCCAAATCCCAATGAGGCTGAGGTTCAAAATCAAATTGTGGTAAAGAACCCCAGTGGCGTTCTACCCGATTATCACTTTCCCCAGCCCCAATAGGGACAGAGGCGTGAGGTAAATTGGGTATTGTTAAAAGCAATTTTTTTAGTTCCTCCTCTAAGCGGCGTACATGTTCATCTACTTCTTTAATCTTTTGGGACGTTGTACGCATTTGTAAAATTAAATTTTGGGCATCTTCTCCCTGTTTTTTTAGTAGACCAATTTCCTCTGAAACTTGATTACGTTCTTTTTTCATTTTTTCACTAAAAGCTATTTTTTTTCTGCGTTGTTCATCAAGCTGTAAAAATTGGTCTACTATTTGAGGAGATAATTGGCGTTTTTCTAGACACTCTTTCACTAATGTTGGATTTTCCCGAACAAATTTCATCGCTAACATTTCACTCTTCCCCTTTTTAAAAGGCTACATAATTAGCCGTTTTAATATCTTTTATTGTTTTAATTTTAGCCAAAACATCAGTGGTAACTTCATGATCAATGGTTAAAATCATCATCGCCTTACCACCAGCTCTTTCCCTATCTAATTGCATTCCGGCAATATTCACACCCCGTTCACCTAAAATCATGCCTACTTCACCTACAAGTTTAGGACGGTCGATATGAGTAATTAAAAGAATATGACCGGTCGGCTGAATATCCAAGGAATATTCATTGACACTTAAAATACGCGGCTCATTTTTCTTAAATACCGCCCCGGACACGGTATGACTCCAACCTTCCCCTTTAATGGAAATACAAACTTTATTGGCATAATCATCAACCTGGGTACTCTTGATTTCCTTTACCTTAATCCCCCTGTTTTTGGCGATTAAAGGTGCATTTACATAATTAATGGCATCATGTAGATAAGGTCTTAATAGACCCTTAATAAAAGTATTAGTTAAAGAACCGAATTCCAATTCGGCAATTTCACCCAAATATTTAATCTCGATAGCATTGGTTGCCCCCTCGGCAAGCACACTGGCCAATTTACCCAGTTTTTCCATGAGCAACATATAGGGTTTGGCCGTTTTTAAATGTTCAGGCTTAATAAAAGGTATATTAACCGCATTTTGTACCGGTTCACCGCGTAAAACACGTAAAATTTCCCGTGCCACATCAATCGCCACATTAACCTGTGCTTCTTCTGTAGAAGCACCTAAATGGGGAGTAACAATTACCTCCGGCAAATCAAATAATGGGCTCTTTGTTTGAGGTTCTTTTTCATATACATCAAGTGCCGCTCCAGCTACCTTTTGAGCAACTATTGCTTGATAAAGTGCAGTTTCATCAATAATACCCCCACGGGCCACATTTAGAATTCGCACACCGTCTTTCATTTTTTTAAATTGCTGTGCACAAATTAAATGTTTCGTTTCCGAAGTCAAGGGCATATGCACAGTTATAAAATCACTTTCACTAAGTAAAACATCCAAAGAGACTGGTTTTACTCCTGCTCTTTCGGCTACCTCATGATTAATATATGGATCATAAACTAAAATTTCCATACCAAAAACCTTACTTCTTTTACCTACCTCAGAACCTATTTTACCATAACCGATAATTCCCAATGTTTTATTACGTAGTTCAACCCCAATAAATTTTGATCTTTGCCATTCTCCCCGACGTAAAGATTGATCAGCCTGGGGAATATGACGGGCCAAAGCAAGCATCATCGCCAAGGTATGTTCTGCGGCCGAAATGGTATTACCATCTGGAGTATTAACTACAACTATTCCTCTTAAAGTAGCTGCCTCCACATCAATATTATCAATTCCTACTCCCGCTCTGCCCACTACTTTTAATTGTCTGCCAGCTTCCAAGATTTTTTTAGTAATTTTAGTTTGACTGCGTACCACAACTGCATGATAATCAAAAATAATTTCACAAATTTCTGCTTCACTTAAATTCAATTTTACATCTACTTCGATCTCCGGATCTTGTTTAAATACTTCTATTCCTTTTTCCGAAATAGGATCACAAACTAAAATTCTCATTTTTACTTCATCCTTTCCTGCAATAATTCTTGAACGACTTGAATACCTTGTCCCAATTGAAATGACCAACCCAATTCCAATAAAGTTCTTTCTAAAGCAGCAATAGTAACTACTAAATCATTATCACTTACATATCCCAAATGACCTATACGAAAGATTTCACCCTTAAGTCTGTTTTGTCCACCAGCAATAATTATGCCGTGCTTTTCGCGCATAATTTTTACTATAGTTTGCGGATCAATTGCAGTTGGTTTTTTAATTGCCGTAACACCACATGAAGCTGACTTTTCATTTGTTAATAAATTTAATCCTAGGGCTTTAGCCGCAGTTCTAATAACTTGTTTATAAAATTGATGGCGTTTATAAACATTTTGCAAACCCTCTTTTTCAATTAATTTTAAACTTTCCCTTAAAGCCAAAATTAAACACGTTGCCGGAGTATAAGGAGTAGTACTTTTTTCAAAAGACTTAGCTGCTGCCCTTAAATCAAAATAGAAACGCGGATTAGTTACTTGCTCACTTTTGGCCCAGGCACGGGGACTAACACTTATAAAACTGAGACCAGGAGGAATCATAAAAGCTTTTTGGGAACCACTAACCACAACGTCTAAATTCCATTCATCAACCTTAAGTGGTGAAACAGCCATACCACTGATAGCATCTACTATAAATAATGCTGGATGTTCACCAAGGGCCTCCCTTAATGCTTTTAAATCATTAGTAACCCCTGTGGAAGTTTCATTATGGGTAACAAACACTGCCTTTATTTCTTGTCCATGATCTGCACTAATCCTTTTTTTCAATATTTCTGGATCAGCCTGTTCCCCCCAAACCCCCGAAATTACCTCAACATCAGCCCCATAACTATTATTCAACTTTACCCAACGTTCACCAAAATTACCGTTTTCCATAACGATAACTTTATCACCTTGATTAACAAAATTAGCTACCGCGGCCTCCATGGCCCCAGTGCTGGAAGAAGTAAGCATAAATAAATCATTTTTAGTGCGATAAATTTTCTTTAAACCAACCGTTACTTCTTTAATAACTTCGTAAAATTCTGGTGTGCGATGTCCCACAGCCGGTAGACTTAATGCTTGTAGTACTTCCCTCGGCATATTTGTAGGACCTGGAATCATTAATAATTGCATGACCACTTCCCCCTTTTATAATAATAAAAAACTCGTCCCTAACCTATTTTGGTTAGGGACGAGATTAATTTCCCGTGTTGCCACCCTACTTGGTTTTAACAACCCACTTATTTGCTGTGATAACGGACAGCAGC
Proteins encoded in this window:
- a CDS encoding alanine--glyoxylate aminotransferase family protein — translated: MQLLMIPGPTNMPREVLQALSLPAVGHRTPEFYEVIKEVTVGLKKIYRTKNDLFMLTSSSTGAMEAAVANFVNQGDKVIVMENGNFGERWVKLNNSYGADVEVISGVWGEQADPEILKKRISADHGQEIKAVFVTHNETSTGVTNDLKALREALGEHPALFIVDAISGMAVSPLKVDEWNLDVVVSGSQKAFMIPPGLSFISVSPRAWAKSEQVTNPRFYFDLRAAAKSFEKSTTPYTPATCLILALRESLKLIEKEGLQNVYKRHQFYKQVIRTAAKALGLNLLTNEKSASCGVTAIKKPTAIDPQTIVKIMREKHGIIIAGGQNRLKGEIFRIGHLGYVSDNDLVVTIAALERTLLELGWSFQLGQGIQVVQELLQERMK
- the serS gene encoding serine--tRNA ligase, producing the protein MLAMKFVRENPTLVKECLEKRQLSPQIVDQFLQLDEQRRKKIAFSEKMKKERNQVSEEIGLLKKQGEDAQNLILQMRTTSQKIKEVDEHVRRLEEELKKLLLTIPNLPHASVPIGAGESDNRVERHWGSLPQFDFEPQPHWDLGEKLGILDFSRAAKVTGARFVFYKGLGALLERALINFMLDTHVTQHKYKELLPPFIANEVSMTGTGQLPKFIEDMFSLANTTYFLIPTAEVPVTNYHREEILQEKDLPLCYVAYSPCFRAEAGAHGRDTRGLVRQHQFNKVELVKFCHPATSDEELEKLTTNAEKILQLLELPYRVVTLCTGDLGFSATKTYDLEVWLPSSGTYREISSCSNFTDFQARRAQIRFRPQNGGKLEFVHTLNGSGLAIGRTVAAIMENYQEADGTIRIPQVLQPYFSGREKIDKEIIQR
- a CDS encoding phosphoglycerate dehydrogenase, which gives rise to MRILVCDPISEKGIEVFKQDPEIEVDVKLNLSEAEICEIIFDYHAVVVRSQTKITKKILEAGRQLKVVGRAGVGIDNIDVEAATLRGIVVVNTPDGNTISAAEHTLAMMLALARHIPQADQSLRRGEWQRSKFIGVELRNKTLGIIGYGKIGSEVGKRSKVFGMEILVYDPYINHEVAERAGVKPVSLDVLLSESDFITVHMPLTSETKHLICAQQFKKMKDGVRILNVARGGIIDETALYQAIVAQKVAGAALDVYEKEPQTKSPLFDLPEVIVTPHLGASTEEAQVNVAIDVAREILRVLRGEPVQNAVNIPFIKPEHLKTAKPYMLLMEKLGKLASVLAEGATNAIEIKYLGEIAELEFGSLTNTFIKGLLRPYLHDAINYVNAPLIAKNRGIKVKEIKSTQVDDYANKVCISIKGEGWSHTVSGAVFKKNEPRILSVNEYSLDIQPTGHILLITHIDRPKLVGEVGMILGERGVNIAGMQLDRERAGGKAMMILTIDHEVTTDVLAKIKTIKDIKTANYVAF